The proteins below come from a single Serratia ficaria genomic window:
- the recN gene encoding DNA repair protein RecN: MLAQLTISNFAIVRELEIDFQPGMTAITGETGAGKSIAIDALGLCLGNRADGNVVRLGASRADICARFSLADTPSAREWLEHNQLDDGSECLLRRVINADGRSRGFINGTSVPLSQLRELGQRLIQIHGQHAHQLLLKPEHQKTLLDAYADEPALQAEMRQAYHRWHQSCRELAHHQQQSVEREARKQLLQYQLKELNEFAPQAGEFEQIDAEYKRQANSGQLLTLSQQTLQLLADDEEHNMLSQLNSAKHLLIELIGIDDKLNGLLEMLEEASIQISEASDELRHYADRMDLDPNRLQELEQRLSRQINLARKHQVAPEELPQLHRQLLDEQQLLSQQESDHEHLSEAVALHHQQALTLAERLHQKRRQYAAELTLLITDSMQALSMPHGKFNIDVRFEPQHLSAEGASRTEFCVSTNPGQPLQPLAKVASGGELSRIALAIQVITARKMETPALIFDEVDVGISGPTAAIVGRLLRQLGESTQVMCVTHLPQVAGCGHQHLFVSKQTDGTETETQMAPLDKRARLQELARLLGGSEVTRNTLANAKELLAA; the protein is encoded by the coding sequence ATGCTGGCGCAATTGACCATCAGCAATTTTGCTATCGTTCGTGAGTTGGAAATAGATTTTCAACCGGGTATGACGGCGATTACCGGTGAAACCGGTGCCGGCAAATCCATCGCCATCGACGCGTTGGGGCTGTGCCTCGGCAACCGCGCCGACGGCAACGTGGTGCGCCTGGGGGCCTCCCGCGCCGACATCTGCGCCCGCTTCTCGCTGGCGGACACCCCGTCCGCCCGCGAGTGGCTGGAGCACAACCAGCTCGACGACGGCAGCGAATGCCTGCTGCGCCGCGTGATCAACGCCGACGGCCGCTCCCGCGGCTTTATCAACGGCACCTCGGTGCCCCTGTCGCAGCTGCGCGAGCTGGGCCAGCGCCTGATCCAGATCCACGGTCAACACGCCCACCAGCTGTTGCTCAAGCCGGAGCACCAGAAAACGCTGCTCGACGCCTATGCCGACGAACCCGCTCTGCAGGCGGAGATGCGCCAGGCCTACCACCGCTGGCACCAGAGCTGCCGCGAGCTGGCGCACCATCAGCAGCAGTCCGTCGAACGTGAAGCGCGCAAGCAGCTGCTGCAGTATCAGCTCAAAGAGCTGAACGAATTTGCGCCGCAGGCCGGAGAGTTCGAGCAAATCGACGCCGAATACAAGCGCCAGGCCAACAGCGGCCAGCTGCTGACCCTCAGCCAGCAAACCCTGCAGCTGCTGGCCGACGACGAAGAACACAACATGCTCAGCCAACTCAACAGCGCCAAGCACCTGCTGATTGAGCTGATCGGCATAGACGACAAACTGAACGGCCTGCTGGAGATGCTGGAAGAAGCCTCCATTCAGATCAGCGAAGCCAGCGACGAGCTGCGCCACTACGCCGATCGCATGGATTTGGATCCCAACCGCCTGCAGGAGCTGGAACAGCGCCTGTCGCGCCAGATCAACCTGGCGCGCAAGCACCAGGTGGCGCCGGAAGAGCTGCCGCAGCTGCACCGGCAATTGCTGGATGAGCAGCAGCTGCTGTCGCAGCAGGAAAGCGATCACGAGCACCTGAGCGAAGCGGTCGCCTTGCACCACCAGCAGGCGCTGACGCTGGCGGAACGGCTGCATCAGAAGCGCCGGCAGTACGCGGCCGAGCTGACCCTGCTTATCACCGACAGCATGCAGGCGCTGTCCATGCCGCACGGCAAGTTCAACATCGACGTACGCTTCGAACCGCAGCACCTGAGCGCCGAAGGCGCCAGCCGCACCGAGTTCTGCGTATCCACCAACCCGGGTCAGCCGCTGCAACCGCTGGCGAAGGTGGCGTCCGGCGGTGAGCTGTCGCGCATCGCGCTGGCCATTCAGGTGATCACCGCCCGCAAGATGGAAACGCCGGCGCTGATTTTCGACGAGGTGGACGTGGGCATCAGCGGGCCCACCGCGGCGATTGTCGGCCGCCTGCTGCGCCAGCTTGGCGAATCGACCCAGGTGATGTGCGTGACGCACCTGCCGCAGGTGGCGGGCTGCGGGCACCAGCATCTGTTTGTCAGCAAGCAAACCGACGGCACCGAAACCGAAACGCAGATGGCGCCGCTGGATAAACGCGCCCGCTTGCAAGAATTGGCGCGCCTGCTCGGCGGCAGCGAAGTCACCCGAAACACCCTGGCAAACGCAAAAGAACTGCTTGCCGCATAA
- the bamE gene encoding outer membrane protein assembly factor BamE, producing the protein MRCKTLTAAAVVLVMLTAGCSTFEKVVYRPDINQGNYLTSTDVAKIQKGMTQQQVAYTLGTPMLQDPFGTQTWFYVFRQQPGHEDITQQTLTLTFDSAGVLTDIQNKPALTK; encoded by the coding sequence ATGCGCTGTAAAACGCTGACTGCTGCCGCTGTGGTTCTTGTGATGCTGACTGCAGGCTGTTCTACTTTTGAGAAGGTGGTTTATCGGCCTGACATCAATCAGGGGAACTACCTGACGTCGACCGACGTGGCGAAAATTCAAAAAGGTATGACCCAGCAACAGGTCGCTTATACATTGGGTACTCCAATGCTGCAGGATCCGTTCGGTACTCAGACGTGGTTCTATGTGTTCCGCCAGCAACCTGGCCATGAAGATATTACTCAGCAAACCCTGACGTTGACCTTCGACAGCGCGGGCGTGTTGACCGATATTCAGAACAAGCCGGCGCTGACCAAGTAA
- a CDS encoding RnfH family protein gives MSEIQVEVVYALPERQYLRKVKLPEGSSVEQAIQASGLLELRQDIDLQSNKLGIYSRPAKLGDLLNDGDRVEIYRPLIADPKELRRQRAEKAKK, from the coding sequence GTGTCTGAGATCCAGGTCGAGGTGGTGTACGCCTTGCCGGAACGCCAATATCTGCGCAAGGTCAAACTGCCGGAAGGCAGCAGCGTTGAGCAGGCTATTCAGGCCTCCGGCTTGCTGGAGCTGCGTCAGGATATCGATCTGCAAAGCAACAAACTGGGGATCTACAGCCGTCCGGCCAAGCTGGGCGACCTGTTGAACGATGGCGATCGAGTGGAGATATATCGCCCGCTGATCGCCGACCCTAAAGAGCTGCGCCGCCAACGTGCGGAGAAGGCAAAAAAATAA
- a CDS encoding type II toxin-antitoxin system RatA family toxin, translating into MPQISRSALVPFSAEQMYQLVNDVHSYPDFLPGCTGSRVINASNNEMTAAVDVAKAGISKTFTTRNTLLDNQSINMQLVDGPFRKLMGGWQFTPLSEEACKVELHLDFEFTNKLIELAFGKVFKELAGNMVQAFTQRAKEVYSV; encoded by the coding sequence ATGCCCCAGATCAGTAGGTCTGCGTTAGTGCCGTTCAGCGCCGAGCAGATGTATCAGTTGGTTAACGATGTTCATTCTTACCCCGATTTTCTGCCTGGTTGTACCGGCAGCAGGGTGATTAACGCATCCAACAACGAAATGACCGCCGCGGTAGACGTCGCCAAGGCCGGTATCAGCAAAACCTTTACCACGCGCAACACGCTGCTGGATAACCAGAGCATCAACATGCAGCTGGTTGACGGCCCGTTCCGCAAGCTGATGGGCGGCTGGCAGTTTACGCCGCTGAGCGAAGAAGCCTGCAAGGTTGAGCTGCATCTGGATTTTGAGTTCACCAATAAATTGATTGAGCTGGCGTTCGGCAAGGTATTCAAAGAGCTGGCGGGCAACATGGTGCAGGCTTTCACCCAACGGGCGAAAGAGGTTTACAGTGTCTGA
- the smpB gene encoding SsrA-binding protein SmpB, translating into MTKKKAHKPGSATIAQNKRARFEYSIEEEFEAGLSLQGWEVKSLRAGKANLSDSYVTFRDGEAYLFGATISPLNVASTHVVCDPTRTRKLLLKRRELDTLLGRVNREGYTVVALSMYWKNAWSKVKIGVAKGKKEHDKRDDIKDREWQTAKARIMKHANR; encoded by the coding sequence ATGACAAAGAAAAAAGCACACAAACCCGGTTCCGCCACCATTGCTCAAAACAAGCGCGCGCGTTTCGAATACTCCATCGAGGAAGAGTTCGAGGCGGGCCTGTCGCTGCAAGGGTGGGAAGTAAAATCGCTGCGTGCCGGCAAAGCCAACCTCAGTGACAGCTACGTGACGTTCCGTGATGGCGAAGCCTATCTGTTTGGCGCCACCATCAGCCCGCTTAACGTAGCCTCGACGCACGTGGTGTGCGATCCGACACGTACCCGCAAACTGCTGCTGAAAAGGCGCGAGCTGGACACGCTGCTCGGCCGCGTCAACCGCGAAGGCTATACCGTTGTCGCCCTGTCCATGTATTGGAAAAATGCCTGGAGCAAGGTGAAAATCGGCGTGGCCAAGGGTAAGAAAGAACACGATAAGCGCGATGACATCAAAGATCGTGAATGGCAGACGGCGAAAGCCCGTATCATGAAGCACGCCAACCGATAA
- a CDS encoding HlyD family secretion protein, with translation MDLLIILSYVALTYGIFKLFRIPVNKWTVPTAVLGGIFIVGALILAMNYNHPYTDRAQKIAISVPIVPQVSGVIVEVTDKTNVLLRQGELLFRLDDTRYRARLNKLQADLAGAEADVRARQATLDESAANVQRVNAEYQRASKDYQRYAKGAAMAVNPFSEQDVSHAHQQYLAQSAALQAARAQHQQAQERLSGHYNGEDAHIASLKSQIAEAGYNLEQTLVRAPSDGYVTQVLARPGTTAVRLPFKPVMIFIPQQKRQVVAAFRQNSILRLAQGDQAEVVFNGLPGQVYTGAVTRVLPVVPGGSYQASGALQGLNTGAAQEGVYAVIDLAPNPELDRLPDGVTAQTAVYTEHFEHLSIMRKVLLRMTSWLHYLYLDH, from the coding sequence ATGGACTTATTAATTATTCTCAGCTACGTTGCGCTGACCTACGGCATATTCAAACTGTTTCGCATCCCGGTTAATAAATGGACGGTGCCCACCGCGGTGCTGGGGGGGATTTTTATTGTCGGGGCTCTGATTCTGGCAATGAATTACAACCATCCTTATACCGATCGGGCGCAGAAGATTGCGATTTCCGTCCCCATCGTGCCCCAGGTATCGGGAGTGATTGTCGAGGTAACGGATAAAACCAATGTGTTACTGCGCCAGGGGGAGCTGCTGTTTCGTCTCGACGATACTCGCTACCGAGCCAGGCTGAATAAACTGCAGGCGGATCTTGCCGGCGCAGAGGCGGACGTACGCGCGCGGCAGGCGACGCTGGATGAGTCCGCGGCTAATGTGCAGCGGGTGAACGCCGAATATCAACGCGCGAGCAAAGATTACCAGCGCTATGCGAAAGGCGCGGCGATGGCGGTGAATCCTTTCTCGGAGCAGGATGTCAGCCATGCGCATCAGCAATATTTGGCGCAGTCCGCCGCGCTGCAGGCCGCCAGGGCGCAGCATCAACAGGCGCAGGAACGGCTTTCCGGCCATTACAACGGCGAAGACGCCCACATCGCCAGCCTGAAATCGCAGATCGCCGAGGCCGGCTACAACCTGGAACAAACCCTGGTGCGCGCGCCGAGCGACGGTTATGTCACCCAGGTGCTGGCGCGGCCTGGCACCACGGCGGTTCGCCTGCCTTTCAAGCCGGTGATGATTTTTATTCCTCAGCAGAAACGCCAGGTTGTGGCGGCGTTTCGTCAAAACTCGATCCTGCGCTTGGCGCAGGGTGACCAAGCTGAAGTGGTGTTCAACGGCCTGCCGGGGCAGGTTTATACCGGCGCGGTAACGCGGGTGCTGCCGGTAGTGCCCGGCGGCAGCTATCAGGCCAGCGGCGCATTGCAGGGGCTGAATACCGGTGCGGCTCAGGAGGGGGTTTATGCCGTGATCGATCTGGCGCCGAACCCGGAGCTGGATCGGCTGCCCGACGGCGTTACCGCACAAACGGCGGTATACACCGAGCACTTCGAACACCTCTCCATCATGCGCAAAGTGCTGCTGCGCATGACCAGCTGGCTGCATTATCTGTATTTGGATCACTGA
- a CDS encoding DUF3302 domain-containing protein, producing the protein MFLNYFALGVLIAVFLILFYGVIIIHDIPYLLAKKRRHPHQDAIHVAGWVSLFTLHAIWPLLWIWATLYRPDRGWGMAEQAAEPAALQARIEQLEAELQRKSATAAMTPNIG; encoded by the coding sequence ACTTCGCCTTAGGCGTGTTGATTGCCGTATTTTTGATTTTATTTTACGGCGTTATCATTATCCACGATATTCCTTACCTGTTAGCCAAAAAACGCCGGCATCCTCATCAGGATGCCATTCATGTCGCCGGCTGGGTCAGCCTGTTTACGCTGCATGCCATTTGGCCGCTGCTGTGGATCTGGGCCACGTTATACCGGCCCGATCGCGGGTGGGGCATGGCGGAGCAAGCCGCCGAACCCGCCGCGCTGCAGGCGCGTATCGAGCAACTCGAAGCCGAACTGCAGCGGAAATCTGCAACCGCCGCCATGACGCCAAATATAGGTTGA